Proteins encoded within one genomic window of Bremerella alba:
- a CDS encoding HEAT repeat domain-containing protein produces the protein MIRLATLFALTVLTSATWLPFAAADEAAKPSVDALVQATANADPTVRRKAIAALIASNPGPKVTIPLFTKLLEDSDPAVRLRVMNAIADAGSPAVPGLTEALKNDKAAFWACLILRELGPKAADAAPALANVLENGKGEIRREALLSLAAMPKAAEQYTDLIAKQLDDEQLQIAAVYTLGRIGKMPEDATQQLRANTRKKGMLSLVSVWALARSNPADKQMNQEAIQRLAAELSSPYPLVRAMASQGLVSLKAPPELLKQAIKSDLSMAEVPVVRNALNVLATMGPDAIELLTEALQHPSVQYDAVLIIGDMGPKGASATAALAKLIDGDNVRVANEAVVTLGKIGPDANAAVPQLAKALENGQGTIAHNSALTLGRIGPAAKAAQPALVKTMQNTKDASMRLLCAWALVHIDGDSEATQKEVSPVVAAAAKSDNPVLQKAASELLEKMKSSGK, from the coding sequence GTGATTCGACTTGCAACCCTATTCGCATTAACTGTCCTGACTTCGGCTACCTGGCTACCTTTCGCTGCTGCGGATGAAGCTGCCAAACCATCGGTCGACGCCCTCGTCCAGGCAACTGCTAATGCAGACCCCACCGTTCGGCGAAAAGCGATCGCGGCCTTGATCGCTAGCAATCCTGGACCGAAGGTCACCATCCCGCTGTTTACCAAGCTTTTGGAAGACTCGGATCCGGCCGTGCGTCTGCGTGTGATGAATGCCATCGCCGATGCAGGTTCGCCTGCGGTGCCCGGTTTGACCGAAGCTTTGAAGAACGACAAAGCCGCATTCTGGGCATGCTTGATCTTGCGTGAACTGGGCCCCAAAGCAGCCGATGCTGCTCCGGCTTTGGCCAACGTACTAGAGAACGGCAAAGGCGAGATTCGCCGCGAGGCACTGCTTTCGCTGGCCGCGATGCCCAAAGCAGCCGAGCAATACACCGACCTGATCGCCAAGCAGCTCGACGACGAACAACTTCAAATTGCCGCCGTTTACACATTAGGCCGCATCGGCAAAATGCCGGAGGATGCCACCCAGCAACTTCGCGCCAATACCCGCAAAAAAGGCATGTTGTCACTGGTTAGTGTCTGGGCTCTCGCTCGCTCGAATCCAGCAGACAAACAGATGAACCAGGAAGCAATCCAGCGTCTGGCCGCTGAATTGAGTTCCCCATACCCACTGGTTCGAGCGATGGCTTCGCAAGGACTCGTATCGCTGAAAGCCCCGCCCGAGCTATTGAAGCAAGCAATCAAAAGTGACTTGAGCATGGCTGAAGTTCCCGTTGTGCGTAACGCGTTGAACGTGTTAGCAACGATGGGGCCTGATGCGATCGAGCTTCTGACCGAAGCCCTCCAGCACCCCAGCGTTCAATACGACGCGGTTCTGATCATCGGCGACATGGGTCCCAAAGGCGCTTCGGCCACGGCGGCCTTGGCCAAGCTCATCGACGGCGACAATGTCCGCGTAGCCAACGAAGCAGTCGTTACCCTTGGCAAAATTGGTCCTGACGCCAATGCGGCCGTACCTCAATTGGCCAAAGCGTTGGAAAATGGACAAGGGACAATCGCCCATAACTCGGCATTGACCTTAGGACGCATCGGTCCGGCAGCGAAAGCCGCCCAGCCTGCACTTGTGAAAACAATGCAGAACACCAAAGACGCATCGATGCGACTGCTGTGTGCTTGGGCTCTGGTCCACATCGACGGCGATTCGGAAGCAACCCAAAAGGAAGTTTCGCCCGTGGTCGCTGCCGCTGCCAAATCAGACAACCCGGTCCTTCAAAAGGCCGCCAGCGAGTTGCTTGAAAAGATGAAAAGCTCCGGCAAGTAA
- a CDS encoding EamA family transporter — protein sequence MNWFHWALLAAVFAGITAVLAKAGTSQVEPNLATAIRTCVVLVLAWGIVLATGMPAWRSLSGNAILFLALSGLATGASWLCYFQALSLGPASSVAPVDKLSVVFAIALAAIFLGEKLAWQHWVGGLLIVGGAAIIAWK from the coding sequence ATGAATTGGTTTCACTGGGCGTTACTGGCCGCCGTGTTCGCTGGCATCACGGCCGTGCTTGCCAAAGCAGGTACCAGCCAGGTTGAGCCCAATCTGGCGACGGCCATTCGCACGTGCGTCGTCCTGGTGTTGGCCTGGGGAATTGTCTTGGCCACCGGCATGCCAGCGTGGCGCTCGCTTTCGGGCAACGCCATTCTTTTTCTCGCTCTGTCAGGCTTGGCAACGGGCGCGTCGTGGCTGTGCTATTTTCAAGCACTGAGCCTCGGTCCGGCGTCTTCGGTTGCTCCGGTCGACAAGCTGAGTGTTGTCTTCGCGATCGCTTTGGCGGCGATCTTTCTCGGAGAGAAACTGGCCTGGCAGCACTGGGTCGGTGGGCTATTGATCGTCGGCGGAGCGGCGATCATTGCTTGGAAGTAG
- a CDS encoding flavodoxin gives MSMAIFYGSTTGNTEGAAQRMKELLGDCVADVVDVYKAKPEDLLKYDILLLGISTWNVGELQADWDGFLPKLAGLDLTGKKVAFFGMGDAVGYPDNYLDAMGELWETIQKLGSPELIGIWPTDGYEFDDSRGLLDDTHFVGLGLDDDNQWELTEERIQAWLAQVVQEAGIVESA, from the coding sequence ATGTCGATGGCCATTTTTTACGGATCGACTACCGGAAACACCGAAGGCGCGGCCCAACGCATGAAGGAGCTGCTCGGAGATTGCGTTGCCGATGTTGTCGACGTTTACAAAGCCAAGCCGGAAGATCTACTGAAGTACGATATCTTGCTGTTGGGTATCTCGACGTGGAATGTGGGAGAGCTGCAAGCCGACTGGGACGGTTTTTTGCCGAAGTTAGCCGGTCTCGATCTGACCGGTAAAAAGGTCGCTTTCTTCGGAATGGGGGATGCCGTCGGGTACCCCGATAACTATCTCGATGCGATGGGCGAGTTGTGGGAAACCATTCAAAAGTTAGGCTCGCCTGAACTGATTGGCATCTGGCCGACCGATGGCTACGAGTTCGATGATTCTCGCGGGCTGCTAGACGATACGCACTTCGTTGGTCTGGGCCTGGACGATGACAATCAGTGGGAGCTAACCGAAGAACGCATTCAAGCTTGGCTCGCCCAGGTCGTTCAGGAGGCGGGCATCGTCGAGTCAGCCTAA
- a CDS encoding tetratricopeptide repeat protein, which translates to MLRVERFAHPSHRGLWAVVMVGYVVAGMRNHHMVSPYFLSCESEMACAESAYHRALCYYYHGSYVEAVDVLQLHLEHHPDDPSAWELKGVLCHALCDFEPGKVALEHARTLQGLSVSGQLALADCYANVQQPQMAVAIYCRLAQLPIEDAEVLSRLARGLGMVQQYALAADVCQRACHVDLDSHNARYGVAYYMSKADYPAELIQPILVAAIAMAPQVFFYRVALVTVLSRLHQNEKAYLAIADATTQEIQSLKCTCCLQRLAQLYREAGDQHRAGLCCRRLGISL; encoded by the coding sequence ATGTTGCGGGTCGAGCGTTTTGCTCATCCGTCGCATCGCGGTCTCTGGGCTGTGGTGATGGTTGGGTATGTCGTCGCCGGCATGCGAAATCATCACATGGTTTCTCCTTACTTTCTATCGTGCGAGAGTGAAATGGCTTGTGCTGAAAGCGCCTATCACCGGGCATTGTGTTATTACTACCACGGCAGCTACGTCGAAGCGGTTGATGTGCTGCAGCTTCATTTAGAACACCACCCCGACGATCCTTCCGCCTGGGAGTTGAAAGGGGTGCTCTGTCATGCGTTGTGCGACTTCGAGCCTGGCAAGGTGGCCTTAGAGCATGCCCGAACATTGCAGGGGCTTTCGGTGTCTGGGCAATTGGCTCTTGCGGATTGCTATGCCAACGTCCAGCAACCCCAGATGGCGGTGGCTATCTATTGCCGGTTGGCTCAACTGCCGATCGAAGACGCGGAAGTCCTTTCACGCCTGGCCCGGGGCCTGGGGATGGTCCAGCAGTATGCATTGGCCGCTGACGTGTGCCAAAGGGCGTGCCACGTTGATCTTGATTCCCACAATGCCCGATATGGGGTGGCGTACTACATGTCGAAAGCGGACTACCCGGCGGAGCTGATTCAACCGATTTTAGTAGCCGCGATCGCCATGGCACCGCAGGTCTTCTTTTACCGGGTCGCGCTGGTGACGGTCCTGTCGCGGCTGCATCAAAACGAAAAGGCCTATCTGGCCATCGCGGATGCCACGACACAAGAGATTCAATCGTTGAAGTGTACGTGTTGTTTGCAGCGTCTTGCGCAACTCTATCGCGAAGCAGGCGACCAGCACCGGGCAGGCCTTTGCTGTCGTCGCTTGGGTATTTCTTTGTAA
- a CDS encoding DUF1559 domain-containing protein has translation MKSTSLKPTRRGFTIVELFVVIGIIGLLLALLLPATRGSREGVRRIQCQNQLRQIGLGVHNYHDIFNSLPSCSSGNRRSGLIALLPMIEQAELYETIMAPLTIDGQTYPAMGPDPWVETYEPWATQLHELVCPSDPADYSRPWGATSYVFCIGDTTNIYHQQEHHRGPFSPGQWTHLHDVKDGTSNTVMLGEILIDSQVIAQTSAELANAQLCFDTKMESASLDIAARKRGYSWADGAAGPAMFNTILPPNRPSCGLSGTEAVDGIYSLGSYHPGGAQVVMADGAVRFIAEDIDTGNLSQSSRPASSSDSSPYGVWGSLGSIAGQESLEY, from the coding sequence ATGAAAAGCACGTCTTTGAAACCCACTCGTCGCGGTTTCACGATTGTTGAGTTGTTTGTCGTGATAGGCATTATCGGATTGCTTTTGGCCTTGCTGTTGCCAGCGACACGAGGTTCTCGCGAGGGAGTTCGTCGTATACAGTGCCAGAATCAACTGAGGCAAATTGGCTTAGGCGTGCATAACTATCACGATATCTTCAACTCGTTGCCCAGTTGTTCCAGCGGCAATCGCCGGAGCGGTTTGATTGCCCTGTTACCGATGATTGAGCAAGCCGAGCTGTACGAAACGATCATGGCCCCCTTAACGATCGACGGTCAGACTTATCCCGCGATGGGGCCTGACCCGTGGGTCGAAACGTACGAGCCGTGGGCGACGCAATTGCATGAGTTGGTTTGTCCCTCGGATCCGGCCGATTATTCGCGTCCGTGGGGAGCAACCAGCTATGTCTTTTGCATTGGGGACACGACCAACATTTACCATCAACAGGAACATCATCGTGGGCCATTTTCGCCTGGCCAGTGGACGCACCTGCACGATGTAAAGGATGGCACTTCCAATACCGTGATGCTGGGCGAGATCCTCATCGACTCTCAGGTGATTGCTCAAACATCAGCCGAGTTGGCCAACGCTCAGCTTTGCTTTGACACGAAAATGGAGTCGGCCTCGCTCGACATCGCCGCTCGTAAACGCGGCTACAGTTGGGCCGACGGCGCGGCAGGACCGGCGATGTTCAATACGATCTTGCCGCCCAATCGCCCCAGTTGCGGCTTGAGCGGAACCGAAGCGGTCGACGGAATCTATAGCCTGGGCAGTTATCATCCGGGTGGCGCTCAGGTTGTAATGGCCGATGGCGCGGTCCGCTTTATTGCCGAGGACATCGATACGGGCAATCTTAGTCAGTCTTCGCGGCCGGCAAGTTCCTCTGATTCCAGTCCCTACGGTGTTTGGGGTTCGCTCGGAAGCATTGCCGGGCAGGAATCACTTGAATACTGA
- a CDS encoding DUF1559 domain-containing protein, with the protein MIYSRYFVKRPTRSGFSLKELLVVIVIISAGLFLLLPSLHQGRGQARRAICQGHLKQMVLALHNFHDTYGHLPSAMGGTGVGGNEGRLSGMVELLPMIEQSALYEVIQRGDPAAGIPPGGPVPWDRSYPPWQTRQQYLQCPSAEDGAQDFQSTNYAFCIGDVAADIHQLPKLRGAFAPGLKATFDDILDGMSNTIALAEIGTVQQRDVQGQYAIDLPASILSDPAIGLQTLSVNQQTYRNDVSLHKYGRGYNWVDGAAGPGLVNTILPPNGPSCAVGGKGPVDGIYSAGSYHPGGVNVAFCDGSVHFITDDIDCGNVSAAPPTAQAYDQQSIASPFGLWGAMGTIDGEKQFTANDH; encoded by the coding sequence ATGATCTATAGCAGGTACTTCGTAAAACGCCCCACTCGCAGCGGCTTCTCACTGAAGGAACTGCTGGTGGTGATCGTTATCATTTCGGCTGGCCTCTTTCTCTTGCTGCCCAGCTTGCATCAGGGACGCGGCCAAGCCAGGCGAGCCATCTGCCAGGGGCACCTCAAACAAATGGTTTTAGCGCTGCACAACTTTCACGATACCTACGGACATCTCCCTTCGGCCATGGGCGGTACCGGCGTCGGAGGGAACGAGGGGCGTCTTAGCGGGATGGTCGAACTGCTGCCTATGATTGAACAATCAGCACTGTACGAAGTAATCCAGCGGGGAGATCCGGCAGCTGGCATTCCGCCGGGTGGGCCGGTTCCTTGGGATCGAAGCTATCCGCCTTGGCAAACTCGTCAGCAGTACCTGCAATGTCCATCCGCGGAAGACGGTGCGCAGGATTTTCAGTCGACCAACTACGCATTTTGTATTGGGGATGTCGCGGCGGATATCCATCAACTGCCCAAATTACGTGGCGCGTTCGCCCCCGGCTTGAAGGCGACCTTCGACGATATCTTGGACGGCATGTCCAACACAATCGCCCTTGCCGAGATCGGTACCGTTCAGCAGCGCGACGTCCAGGGACAATACGCGATCGACCTTCCGGCCAGCATCTTAAGCGATCCGGCAATCGGCCTGCAGACCCTGAGCGTCAACCAGCAAACGTATCGAAATGATGTTTCACTCCATAAGTATGGCCGTGGCTACAACTGGGTCGACGGTGCGGCCGGGCCTGGTTTGGTTAATACAATTCTGCCACCCAACGGCCCCAGCTGCGCGGTCGGTGGAAAAGGTCCTGTCGACGGAATTTACTCTGCCGGTAGTTATCATCCCGGCGGCGTGAACGTCGCGTTCTGTGACGGAAGTGTTCATTTCATCACCGATGATATTGATTGTGGCAACGTATCTGCCGCACCACCCACGGCCCAGGCCTACGACCAGCAATCGATCGCCAGTCCGTTCGGCTTGTGGGGAGCGATGGGCACCATTGACGGTGAAAAACAGTTCACGGCAAACGATCACTAA
- a CDS encoding DUF1559 family PulG-like putative transporter, giving the protein MTTNDETRNGFTLKELFAVTFIIAAILFFCVLPFGRRGGVREAARRMQCTNNMKQILLALHNYHDTFNQFPMAMGGTGAGGNENRLNALIALVPFMESSSVYDQIISGSYGAPPGGPAPWDKTFPPWQFEMDSYNCPAAYSEGKDYQPTNYAFCIGDVTSDIHQLPKPRGAFAPGLFTRFDDITDGTSNTIAMAEMGTEYRLQVQGQYAVNLPKTILTDPGICWRTVDSGRKYYQRKVGLHDRGRGYNWVDGAAGPGLVNTILPPNSPSCAVGGLEAVDGVYSAGSQHPGGCLVAFVDGSVQFVSEEVDAGDSALAPPTVEDFADQSHASPFGAWGAMGTISGSEAVGRDDL; this is encoded by the coding sequence ATGACAACCAACGACGAAACGCGAAACGGCTTCACACTAAAGGAACTGTTCGCCGTGACGTTCATCATCGCGGCGATCCTCTTCTTTTGTGTGCTTCCATTCGGTCGCCGGGGAGGTGTCCGGGAAGCAGCACGGCGGATGCAATGCACGAATAACATGAAGCAAATCCTTCTTGCCTTACATAACTATCACGATACTTTTAATCAATTTCCCATGGCGATGGGTGGAACCGGTGCTGGTGGAAACGAAAACCGGCTCAATGCATTGATTGCACTGGTTCCGTTCATGGAAAGTAGCTCTGTCTATGACCAGATCATTTCAGGCTCGTACGGAGCACCTCCCGGCGGACCGGCGCCTTGGGACAAGACGTTCCCGCCGTGGCAGTTTGAAATGGACTCCTATAATTGCCCTGCCGCCTACAGCGAAGGTAAGGACTATCAGCCGACCAACTACGCGTTTTGTATTGGGGATGTGACGAGCGACATTCATCAACTGCCCAAGCCTCGGGGAGCATTTGCACCTGGATTGTTTACCCGTTTTGATGACATCACGGACGGCACCTCGAATACGATCGCCATGGCTGAAATGGGCACGGAGTATAGGCTTCAGGTTCAAGGGCAGTACGCAGTGAATCTCCCGAAAACAATACTCACCGACCCCGGCATCTGCTGGCGAACGGTCGACAGCGGACGGAAGTACTACCAAAGGAAAGTTGGCCTGCACGATCGAGGCCGCGGTTATAACTGGGTTGACGGAGCTGCCGGACCGGGGCTGGTCAACACGATCTTGCCGCCCAATAGCCCCAGCTGCGCGGTTGGTGGACTGGAAGCGGTGGACGGGGTTTATTCCGCCGGCAGTCAGCACCCTGGTGGCTGCTTGGTAGCTTTCGTCGATGGCAGCGTGCAGTTCGTTTCCGAGGAAGTCGACGCCGGTGATTCGGCCTTGGCACCTCCAACAGTCGAAGACTTCGCCGACCAGAGTCATGCCAGCCCATTTGGTGCGTGGGGAGCGATGGGAACGATCTCTGGAAGCGAGGCAGTCGGCCGTGATGATCTATAG
- a CDS encoding DUF2306 domain-containing protein has translation MLLLGKVLFSIVAEYVNYFPLNFDAVFLLGREESFRGIYSPAFFVHIIASPIALLLAAYLMLSGKRKSHGTWHRRLGKAQLFLVLGLVAPSGLVMAFWAFTGPIAGVGFGLQAIATAATVVMAARYAMQRNFPVHQRWATHCFLLLVAPLLFRIVAGTLIVTESESFMAYQVNAWLSWIVPMATYEAVRWRKKRKSATKKTTPDMQLQEA, from the coding sequence GTGCTGCTACTGGGCAAGGTGCTTTTCTCGATCGTGGCAGAGTACGTCAACTACTTTCCGCTCAACTTTGATGCCGTCTTCCTGCTGGGACGCGAAGAGTCGTTTCGCGGAATCTATTCACCGGCGTTCTTTGTACATATCATCGCGTCGCCGATTGCCCTGCTGCTGGCCGCCTATTTAATGCTTAGCGGCAAACGCAAATCGCACGGCACGTGGCACCGTCGTCTGGGCAAGGCTCAGTTGTTTCTGGTTTTGGGCCTGGTTGCTCCGAGTGGCTTGGTCATGGCGTTCTGGGCTTTCACCGGGCCGATCGCCGGAGTTGGTTTTGGCCTGCAGGCGATTGCCACTGCCGCGACCGTAGTGATGGCGGCGAGGTACGCGATGCAGCGAAACTTCCCTGTTCACCAGCGTTGGGCTACGCACTGCTTTTTGCTGCTGGTCGCTCCCCTGCTCTTTCGGATTGTTGCTGGCACTTTGATCGTCACCGAGTCCGAAAGCTTCATGGCCTATCAAGTCAATGCCTGGCTGAGCTGGATCGTGCCGATGGCTACTTACGAAGCCGTCCGCTGGCGGAAAAAGCGGAAATCAGCGACGAAGAAAACAACCCCCGACATGCAACTGCAGGAGGCCTAG
- a CDS encoding serine hydrolase domain-containing protein translates to MSTCYAKWPANQDALVEKVEQIRRDNAIPGVVVLLRNGDHQWLQAFGVADLKTKQPMQTDMAFRAGSNTKTMTATVILQLVQEGKLKLEDKVSKFFDNVPQGDEVTIADLLDMRSGIANYSEIKSFNQTLDEQPDKTYSPQQLIQLGIEQKAMFKPGSKYFYSNTNYVMLGVLIERMTEMPLEEVFQQRIFTPLKLTRTSMPAKDDNQLPPPFAHGYMFGTNVNSELTEQEQKQAVAGKLLPSDMTLANPSWAWAAGAAISTADDLADYVEVLIGGGLLDESMQAKRLASIRPANPDDPQSAGYGLGIAQMGPMIGHDGSLPGYQSFMGHDPKTGLTMIVLTNLQDTPGGEMAANVIAKDLIQMMAPAK, encoded by the coding sequence GTGTCGACTTGCTACGCGAAATGGCCAGCCAATCAGGATGCGTTGGTCGAAAAGGTCGAGCAGATTCGTCGCGATAACGCCATCCCTGGTGTCGTTGTCCTGCTGCGTAACGGCGACCACCAGTGGCTACAGGCGTTTGGTGTGGCCGACTTGAAGACCAAGCAGCCGATGCAGACCGACATGGCGTTTCGTGCTGGGTCGAATACCAAGACGATGACCGCGACTGTCATTCTTCAACTCGTCCAAGAAGGCAAGCTGAAGCTCGAAGATAAGGTCTCGAAGTTCTTCGACAATGTCCCCCAAGGGGATGAAGTCACGATCGCCGACCTGCTTGATATGCGTAGCGGCATTGCGAACTACAGCGAGATAAAATCGTTCAATCAAACCCTGGACGAGCAACCCGATAAGACGTACTCGCCGCAGCAGTTGATTCAGCTTGGCATCGAGCAAAAAGCCATGTTCAAGCCAGGCTCGAAGTACTTCTACTCCAACACCAATTACGTCATGCTCGGCGTGTTGATCGAGCGGATGACCGAGATGCCGTTGGAAGAAGTATTCCAACAGCGGATCTTCACCCCGTTGAAGCTGACGCGGACATCGATGCCAGCCAAGGATGACAACCAGCTTCCCCCTCCGTTCGCCCATGGCTATATGTTCGGCACGAACGTGAACTCTGAATTGACCGAGCAAGAGCAGAAGCAAGCCGTGGCCGGTAAGCTGCTACCCAGCGACATGACCCTGGCGAATCCTTCGTGGGCCTGGGCGGCCGGCGCGGCGATCTCCACAGCCGACGACTTGGCCGACTATGTCGAGGTGCTCATCGGTGGCGGACTGTTGGATGAATCGATGCAAGCCAAGCGATTGGCAAGCATCCGTCCGGCAAATCCTGACGACCCGCAAAGCGCCGGCTATGGCCTCGGCATCGCGCAGATGGGACCGATGATCGGACACGACGGCTCACTGCCAGGTTATCAATCCTTCATGGGCCACGATCCGAAAACGGGACTCACGATGATTGTGCTGACCAACCTGCAAGACACCCCAGGGGGTGAGATGGCCGCGAACGTCATCGCTAAAGATTTAATTCAAATGATGGCACCGGCCAAGTAA
- a CDS encoding SulP family inorganic anion transporter, whose protein sequence is MARPERGLFPPSSLRTISPPLNDTEFLALISTDLTEASSLGPPTQDFYLEENEMHKPDTLRQQWFGNIPKDLLAGLVVALALIPEAIAFSIIAGVDPKVGLYASFCIAAVSAFVGGRPGMISAATGAMALVMVTLVKEHGLQYLLAATILTGILQMAAGYFKLGVLMRFVSKSVITGFVNALAILIFMAQLPELIGVPWLVYPMVLGGLAIIYLLPYVTKTVPSPLIAICVLTVVSVMFGFQIRTVGDMGQLPDSLPFFLLPEIPWTLETLQIIFPVSVTLAVVGLLESLMTASIVDEMTDTHSDKNQECVGQGCANILSGFLGGMAGCAMIGQSVINVKSGGRGRLSTLCAGVFLLILIVFLGEYVSMIPMAALVSVMIMVSIGTFKWESLKNLILHPKSSSAVMVSTVVVVVATHDLAQGVLVGVLMSGFFFAHKVGQIMVVEGEMHECNTGKTYAVTGQVFFASADRFINSFDYQEKLDRVHIDVSGAHFWDITAIGALDKVIVKYRQKEIHVELIGLNEASAHLVDRFAIHDKPDAAKQLAGH, encoded by the coding sequence ATGGCACGGCCCGAACGTGGATTATTCCCGCCATCGAGCCTGCGAACCATCTCTCCGCCGCTGAATGACACCGAGTTCTTAGCCCTTATTTCTACGGATCTGACGGAAGCGTCTTCCCTCGGTCCCCCTACCCAAGATTTCTACCTGGAAGAGAACGAGATGCATAAGCCAGATACCCTCCGTCAACAATGGTTTGGCAACATACCCAAGGACCTGCTCGCCGGTTTGGTCGTGGCGTTGGCCCTTATTCCCGAAGCGATCGCTTTTTCGATCATCGCCGGGGTCGACCCCAAGGTCGGCCTTTACGCTTCGTTTTGTATTGCCGCCGTCAGTGCGTTTGTCGGCGGTCGGCCCGGCATGATCTCGGCAGCGACCGGGGCGATGGCCCTGGTCATGGTCACGCTGGTAAAAGAGCACGGCCTGCAGTATCTGCTCGCCGCAACCATTTTGACGGGCATCCTGCAGATGGCCGCTGGCTACTTTAAGTTGGGCGTCTTGATGCGGTTCGTTTCCAAGTCGGTGATTACCGGGTTTGTGAATGCGTTGGCTATCCTGATCTTCATGGCTCAGCTTCCAGAACTGATCGGCGTGCCGTGGTTGGTTTACCCGATGGTCTTGGGTGGACTGGCGATCATCTACTTGCTTCCTTACGTGACCAAGACCGTTCCTTCGCCGCTGATTGCCATCTGCGTTCTGACGGTCGTCTCGGTCATGTTCGGCTTCCAGATTCGCACGGTTGGCGACATGGGGCAGCTGCCAGACAGTCTTCCTTTCTTCCTGTTGCCAGAGATTCCGTGGACGCTGGAAACGCTGCAAATCATCTTCCCGGTTTCGGTCACGCTGGCCGTGGTGGGCTTACTTGAATCGCTGATGACGGCGTCGATCGTCGATGAAATGACCGATACGCACAGCGATAAGAACCAGGAATGCGTCGGTCAAGGTTGTGCCAATATCCTCTCGGGCTTCCTCGGAGGGATGGCCGGCTGTGCGATGATCGGGCAATCGGTCATCAACGTGAAGTCAGGCGGTCGAGGTCGTCTCTCGACGCTATGTGCCGGTGTCTTCCTCTTGATCTTGATCGTGTTCCTGGGCGAATACGTTTCGATGATTCCGATGGCCGCGCTGGTCTCGGTGATGATCATGGTTTCGATCGGCACGTTTAAATGGGAATCGCTGAAGAACCTTATTCTGCATCCCAAGAGCTCGAGCGCAGTGATGGTCAGCACGGTGGTTGTTGTGGTCGCAACGCACGACCTGGCCCAAGGGGTGCTGGTTGGCGTGCTGATGTCCGGCTTCTTCTTCGCCCACAAAGTTGGTCAGATTATGGTGGTCGAAGGGGAGATGCACGAGTGCAACACCGGCAAGACCTACGCCGTCACCGGTCAGGTTTTCTTTGCCTCGGCAGACCGCTTCATCAATTCGTTTGACTATCAAGAGAAGCTCGACCGAGTCCATATCGACGTCAGTGGTGCCCACTTCTGGGATATCACCGCCATCGGGGCGCTCGACAAAGTGATCGTGAAGTACCGCCAAAAGGAAATCCACGTCGAGCTAATCGGGCTCAACGAAGCCAGCGCCCACCTGGTGGACCGCTTCGCCATTCACGACAAGCCAGACGCCGCCAAGCAGCTGGCCGGACACTAA